Below is a genomic region from Phytohabitans houttuyneae.
CGTCGACTACCTCACCGGCATCGGCATGGAAGCCATCCGGTGGCACGAGAAGGAGCTCGCGGCGTACGCGCTGGACGCCCTCGCCACCGTGCCCGGCCTGCGCATCTTCGGTCCCACCACGCCGGTGGGCCGGGGCGGCACGATCTCGTTCGGGCTCGACGGGATACATCCACACGACGTGGGGCAGATCCTCGACTCGGTCGGCGTGGAGGTGCGCGTCGGCCACCACTGCGCCCGTCCGCTCTGCGTGCGGTACGGGGTGCCCGCCATGACCCGGGCGTCGTTCTACCTCTACACGACGGCTGGCGAGGTCGACGCGCTGGTGCGCGGCCTCGAGCAGGTTCGGAAGGTGTTCGACTGATGGAGTTCGAGCAGCTGTACCAGGAAATCATCCTCGACCACTACAAGCACCCGCACGGCCGTGGGCTGCGCGAGCCTGGTGCCGGCTCGTCGGTGGGCGAGGCGCATCACGTCAACCCCACCTGCGGTGACGAGGTCACCATCCGGGTGGCCACCGACGGCGACGAGCTGACCGACATCTCGTACGACGGCATGGGCTGCTCGATCAGCCAGGCCTCGGCGAGCGTGCTGCACGAGCTGCTGCGCGGCCAAGAAGCCGGCCGGGCGTTCAAGATCATGGACGGCTTCGTCGAGCTGATGGGCGGCCGGGGCCAGGTGACGCCCGACGAGGAGCTGCTCGGCGACGGCATCGCCTTCGCCGGCGTGGCCCGCTACCCGGCGCGCGTGAAGTGCGCGTTGTTACCGTGGATGGCGTTCAAGGACGCCGCGGTGCGGGCCGGCGTGACCGGCTCGCCTTCGTCCGCCGCTGCATCGGAGGTACAGGGATCATGAGTGACGTGACGAAGTCCGCCGTCGCGGACGTCGAAGAGGCGATGAAGGACGTCGTCGACCCCGAGCTGGGCATCAACGTCGTCGACCTCGGCCTCGTCTACGGCATCCACGTCGACGACGAAAACGTGGCGACGCTGGACATGACGCTGACGTCGGCGGCCTGCCCGCTCACGGACGTGATCGAGGACCAGACGCGTTCCGCGCTGACCACCGGCCCGGGCGGCGGCCTGGTGAAGGACTTCCGCATCAACTGGGTGTGGCTGCCGCCGTGGGGCCCGGACAAGATTACGGACGAGGGCCGCGACCAGCTGCGGGCGCTCGGCTTCAACGTCTGACGACCTTCGCGGGGCGGGTGGGCGGCCGCGGCACGTTGGTTGCCCGGCCGGCGCCGAGGGTTGGCCGCGCCGCTAGCCGAGGCGCCGGGGCCGCCTTTGCCGTACATCAGGTAGCCGCCGCGCTGGAGGACCGCGGAGGGTGAGGCTGCGGGAGCAACGGTCCGGACC
It encodes:
- the sufU gene encoding Fe-S cluster assembly sulfur transfer protein SufU, with product MEFEQLYQEIILDHYKHPHGRGLREPGAGSSVGEAHHVNPTCGDEVTIRVATDGDELTDISYDGMGCSISQASASVLHELLRGQEAGRAFKIMDGFVELMGGRGQVTPDEELLGDGIAFAGVARYPARVKCALLPWMAFKDAAVRAGVTGSPSSAAASEVQGS